From Granulicella sp. WH15, the proteins below share one genomic window:
- a CDS encoding thiamine phosphate synthase has product MLRYAITDRSLFAVDSSDRFGALIARCVQLAQSGVDLLQVREKDLPPEKLAELSRRLLAAVRAAGGAMRVLINSRVDLALSIGADGVHLSSAPGQASPDAIRLEYRRVGLPEPFVSVSCHSLDEARRAREMRASAVLFGPVFGKTVSGEQVVAPAGLGALRSACLEAGEMPVLALGGVTPDRVQSCLDAGAAGVAAIRMFLTGDLERIG; this is encoded by the coding sequence GTGCTGCGTTACGCCATTACCGATCGAAGCCTGTTTGCGGTGGATTCGTCGGATCGGTTTGGAGCGTTGATTGCACGGTGCGTCCAACTGGCGCAGAGTGGCGTGGATCTGTTGCAGGTGCGTGAAAAGGATCTACCGCCGGAGAAACTGGCCGAGCTTTCGCGGCGGCTGCTGGCGGCGGTTCGGGCTGCGGGTGGTGCGATGCGGGTGCTCATCAATAGCCGTGTGGACCTTGCCCTCTCTATCGGCGCGGATGGGGTTCACCTTAGTTCCGCGCCGGGGCAGGCTTCGCCGGATGCCATTCGGCTGGAGTATCGCCGCGTCGGGCTGCCGGAGCCGTTTGTGAGCGTCTCCTGCCACAGCCTCGACGAGGCGCGGCGCGCGAGAGAGATGCGGGCATCGGCGGTATTGTTCGGGCCGGTTTTTGGCAAGACTGTCAGCGGCGAACAGGTGGTTGCTCCGGCGGGGCTTGGAGCGCTGCGGTCGGCCTGTCTGGAGGCGGGAGAGATGCCTGTGCTTGCGCTGGGCGGTGTGACGCCGGATCGGGTGCAGAGCTGTCTGGACGCGGGTGCTGCGGGGGTGGCGGCCATCCGGATGTTCCTTACGGGCGATCTCGAGCGGATCGGCTGA
- a CDS encoding cupin domain-containing protein, translated as MNAISRDNAEHYRWGHECDGWHLVRAPQLSVIEERMPAGTAERRHRHERARQFFYVLAGELTLEVDGQVTTLTTGQGLEIAPKTMHQAMNRSSGDVRFLVTSQPPSHGDRIDDPQGVEEKMR; from the coding sequence ATGAACGCGATTAGCAGAGATAACGCCGAGCACTATCGCTGGGGCCACGAGTGCGATGGCTGGCATCTGGTGCGCGCGCCGCAGTTGAGCGTGATCGAAGAGCGTATGCCCGCGGGCACGGCGGAACGGCGGCACCGGCACGAGAGGGCACGGCAGTTCTTCTATGTGCTGGCCGGGGAGTTGACCCTTGAGGTAGATGGGCAGGTGACGACGCTCACGACGGGGCAGGGGCTGGAGATTGCCCCCAAGACCATGCATCAGGCGATGAATCGCAGCAGCGGCGATGTGCGCTTTCTGGTAACGAGCCAGCCGCCGAGCCACGGAGACCGGATCGACGACCCGCAGGGCGTAGAGGAGAAGATGCGATGA
- a CDS encoding serine hydrolase domain-containing protein: MRWIAVICLLAGVANAQEVSAQDMTPELRGRVDAAIRQVVESTGVPSASVGIVRGGHIVMTAAYGKARLSPPLESTPAMAYPIGSISKQFTASCILLLEQDGKLKLDDTVSRWFPELTQANEVTVRELLSHTSGYEDYAPQDYTIPAWMQPNDPHALVETWAKKPLDFAPGTQWQYSNTNFVLAALIVEKASGMPYFDFLRTRVLQPAGITEALNLDTDRAKLQVQGYERHALAPLRPAVLEAPGWYFGDASLAMPVADLLRWDISILGRTVLSPASYAAFESEVKLKDGKGTSYGLGITVRTHDGKRMLEHSGEVGGFVAENVVFPDDGLAVAVLTNQEASPAAQQIARAVLPLLLTEKKPEPAPHTAAEDQVKTILNGLTHGQIDRSLFTPDANFYFSPETMTDFSSSLGPLGSVTSVIQQQESLRGGMTERSFVAVFSDGASVSISTYVMPDGKLEQFLVTGKL, from the coding sequence ATGAGATGGATTGCTGTGATCTGCCTGCTGGCAGGTGTAGCCAATGCGCAGGAAGTTAGCGCGCAGGATATGACGCCGGAGCTGCGTGGCCGTGTCGATGCTGCGATTCGTCAGGTGGTCGAGTCGACGGGCGTGCCCAGCGCCTCGGTGGGCATTGTTCGCGGTGGCCACATCGTGATGACTGCGGCTTACGGCAAGGCTCGCCTGAGCCCTCCACTTGAGTCCACGCCCGCAATGGCTTATCCCATCGGCTCCATCTCGAAGCAGTTCACGGCGAGCTGCATTCTGCTGCTCGAACAGGATGGCAAGCTGAAGCTCGATGACACGGTCAGCCGCTGGTTTCCTGAGCTGACGCAGGCAAACGAGGTGACCGTGCGCGAGCTGCTCTCGCACACCTCGGGCTACGAGGACTACGCCCCGCAGGACTATACGATCCCCGCGTGGATGCAGCCGAACGACCCGCACGCGCTGGTCGAGACCTGGGCGAAGAAGCCGCTGGACTTCGCGCCCGGCACCCAGTGGCAGTACAGCAACACCAACTTCGTGCTGGCTGCGCTCATCGTCGAGAAGGCGAGCGGGATGCCGTACTTCGACTTTCTGCGGACGCGGGTGTTGCAGCCGGCGGGGATCACCGAGGCTCTGAACCTCGACACCGACCGCGCCAAGCTGCAAGTACAGGGCTATGAACGGCACGCGCTGGCTCCGCTGCGGCCCGCTGTTTTGGAGGCTCCGGGGTGGTACTTCGGCGACGCTTCGCTGGCGATGCCGGTAGCCGATCTGCTGCGCTGGGATATCAGCATCCTGGGACGGACGGTGCTCTCACCCGCGTCTTACGCGGCCTTTGAGAGCGAAGTGAAGTTGAAGGATGGCAAGGGTACGAGTTATGGGCTGGGCATCACGGTGCGCACGCACGATGGCAAGCGGATGCTCGAGCACAGCGGCGAGGTGGGTGGATTCGTCGCCGAGAACGTGGTCTTTCCCGATGACGGGCTGGCGGTTGCGGTGTTGACCAACCAGGAGGCCAGCCCGGCGGCGCAGCAGATTGCGCGGGCGGTGCTGCCGTTGCTGCTTACGGAGAAGAAGCCGGAGCCTGCGCCCCATACGGCTGCGGAGGATCAGGTGAAGACGATCCTCAACGGACTGACGCATGGGCAGATCGACCGCAGCCTGTTTACACCGGATGCGAACTTCTACTTTTCGCCGGAGACGATGACGGATTTCTCGAGCAGCCTTGGCCCGCTGGGGTCTGTGACCAGCGTGATCCAGCAGCAGGAATCGTTGCGCGGAGGCATGACGGAACGCTCGTTTGTGGCGGTGTTTTCGGACGGAGCCAGCGTCTCGATCTCGACCTACGTGATGCCGGATGGGAAGCTCGAACAGTTTCTGGTGACAGGTAAGTTATAG
- a CDS encoding carboxyl transferase domain-containing protein encodes MPSSSKLPKPTPQEARLAELEIRNRFAEQGVGAPARGAGRLSARERIALLLDEGSFVETGKLVTHRAVEFGMQEMRVPGDGCITGHGKVQGRVVFVFAQDASVFGGTLSEANAAKIVATMNRAMSVGAPIIGLYDSQGIRIEDGISALAGMQEVLLSGAKASGVVPQIAVLLGPATEGTLLAASIADFIVARDYVTENVSDVAHLFAADDEACIRTVRELLGFLPSSYRDVPPMSAYAGQDADVPEIADEPYDMVDAISKIVDKGYLLQVQEHHARNLIVGFARMEGRTVGIVANQPLYLDGALDGDAAAKGARFVRLCDAFNVPILTFEDAPGFLPGTIQHSAKLLCAYAEATVPKLTVVMRRAYGAASCVMGAKAGLSLAWPSAEITVMAPEDAVDVIHRREFEEHLKHAQAMWPQGMAFSEEKKSELLTRLREEKIAVFRERFAHPYNAAERAYVDAVIYPNETRRRLIDGLDMLARKHLQRSGKKHERD; translated from the coding sequence ATGCCGTCTTCTTCCAAGCTGCCTAAACCTACACCGCAAGAGGCTCGTCTCGCCGAGTTGGAGATTCGCAACCGCTTCGCAGAGCAGGGTGTCGGTGCTCCTGCGCGTGGTGCGGGTAGGCTCTCGGCTCGGGAGCGGATTGCCCTTCTGCTGGACGAGGGCAGCTTCGTCGAGACGGGCAAGCTGGTCACGCACCGCGCCGTTGAGTTCGGGATGCAGGAGATGCGCGTGCCGGGTGATGGCTGCATCACCGGCCACGGCAAGGTGCAGGGCAGGGTGGTCTTCGTCTTCGCGCAGGATGCTTCCGTCTTCGGAGGCACTCTCTCTGAGGCCAACGCGGCGAAGATTGTCGCGACGATGAATCGTGCGATGAGCGTGGGTGCGCCCATCATCGGCCTGTACGATTCGCAGGGCATCCGGATTGAGGATGGCATCTCTGCACTAGCTGGGATGCAGGAGGTTCTGCTGAGTGGTGCTAAGGCCAGCGGGGTGGTGCCGCAGATCGCTGTGCTGCTGGGACCGGCTACGGAGGGCACGCTGCTTGCCGCTTCAATCGCGGATTTTATTGTGGCTCGGGATTATGTAACAGAAAATGTTTCGGATGTTGCGCACCTCTTTGCGGCCGATGACGAGGCTTGTATTCGAACGGTGCGTGAGCTGCTCGGCTTCCTGCCTTCAAGCTATCGTGACGTGCCGCCGATGAGCGCCTATGCGGGGCAGGATGCGGACGTTCCCGAGATTGCGGATGAGCCGTATGACATGGTCGATGCGATCTCGAAGATCGTGGACAAGGGATATCTGTTGCAGGTGCAGGAGCACCACGCCCGCAATTTAATCGTTGGCTTTGCGCGGATGGAGGGGCGGACGGTGGGGATCGTAGCCAATCAGCCTCTGTATCTGGACGGCGCGCTGGATGGCGATGCAGCGGCCAAGGGGGCGCGTTTTGTGCGTCTCTGCGATGCGTTCAACGTTCCGATTCTCACCTTCGAGGATGCTCCCGGCTTTCTGCCGGGAACGATTCAGCACAGTGCAAAACTGCTCTGCGCGTATGCAGAGGCGACGGTGCCGAAGTTGACCGTAGTGATGCGGCGGGCGTATGGCGCGGCCAGTTGCGTGATGGGTGCGAAGGCCGGTCTGAGCCTTGCGTGGCCGTCGGCGGAGATTACCGTGATGGCTCCCGAGGATGCGGTCGATGTGATTCATCGCCGCGAGTTTGAGGAGCATCTAAAGCACGCTCAGGCCATGTGGCCGCAGGGGATGGCCTTCAGCGAAGAGAAGAAGTCCGAACTGCTCACGCGGCTGCGGGAGGAGAAGATTGCAGTGTTCCGCGAGCGGTTTGCGCATCCGTACAACGCCGCCGAGCGTGCCTATGTGGATGCGGTGATTTACCCGAACGAAACGCGGCGGCGGTTGATCGACGGGCTCGATATGCTGGCGAGAAAGCACCTCCAACGCAGTGGGAAGAAGCATGAACGCGATTAG
- the sthA gene encoding Si-specific NAD(P)(+) transhydrogenase, with product MSTVYDLIVIGSGPAGQRAAIYASKLGKKVALVEMREVVGGACISTGTIPSKTMREAVLHLSGYNYKSIYGMNYRVKERITMADLAFRVQHVIKTEIDVTEAQLSRNNIEMLTGIASFEDTTHVKVTNSRGSTVYEAKNILIATGTKPAASAKVPINGHSIINSDLVLDLVNLPKTMIVVGGGVIGVEYTCMFAALGVRVTLIERRPRLLEFADQEIIEALSYHLRDSRVTMRLNEEVESVEEMPDGTVVANLESKKKVQGDALLYAVGRQGNVDELNLAAVGVDSDSRGRIPVDKDFRTKQPTIFAVGDVIGFPSLASVSMEQGRIAAARAFGDDTVISNPSFYPYGIYTIPEISFIGKTEEQLTEEDVPYEVGVAYYREIARGQIRGDTTGRLKLIFHRMTHAILGVHIIGEGASELLHIGQAVMALGGKLDYFVETVFNYPTLAECYKVAAFNGLNRVSKFE from the coding sequence ATGAGCACAGTCTACGATCTGATCGTCATCGGGTCCGGCCCGGCAGGACAGAGAGCCGCTATCTACGCTTCCAAACTTGGCAAAAAAGTAGCCTTGGTGGAGATGCGTGAGGTCGTCGGCGGAGCCTGTATCTCCACCGGCACCATCCCCTCCAAAACCATGCGCGAGGCCGTTCTCCACCTCTCCGGCTACAACTACAAGTCCATCTATGGCATGAACTACCGGGTGAAGGAACGCATCACCATGGCGGACCTCGCCTTCCGGGTACAGCACGTCATCAAGACCGAGATCGACGTCACCGAGGCGCAGCTCTCGCGCAACAACATCGAGATGCTGACCGGCATCGCCAGCTTCGAGGACACCACCCACGTCAAGGTGACCAACTCCCGCGGGTCCACGGTCTACGAGGCGAAGAACATCCTGATCGCCACCGGCACCAAGCCCGCCGCCTCGGCCAAAGTGCCGATCAACGGCCACTCCATCATCAACTCCGACCTGGTACTGGACCTGGTGAACCTGCCCAAGACCATGATCGTGGTCGGCGGCGGCGTCATCGGCGTGGAGTACACCTGCATGTTCGCCGCGCTGGGCGTCCGCGTCACGCTCATCGAGCGCCGCCCGCGCCTGCTCGAGTTCGCCGACCAGGAGATCATCGAAGCCCTCAGCTACCACCTGCGCGACTCCCGCGTGACCATGCGGCTGAACGAAGAGGTGGAGAGCGTCGAAGAGATGCCGGACGGCACCGTCGTCGCCAACCTCGAATCGAAGAAGAAGGTTCAGGGCGATGCCCTGCTCTACGCGGTAGGCCGCCAGGGCAACGTGGACGAGCTGAACCTCGCCGCCGTCGGGGTCGACTCCGACTCGCGCGGCCGCATCCCCGTCGACAAGGACTTCCGCACCAAGCAGCCGACGATCTTCGCCGTGGGTGACGTCATCGGCTTCCCCTCGCTGGCCTCAGTCTCGATGGAGCAGGGCCGCATCGCCGCCGCCCGCGCCTTCGGCGACGACACCGTCATCTCCAACCCCAGCTTCTATCCCTACGGCATCTACACCATTCCTGAGATCAGCTTCATCGGCAAGACCGAGGAGCAACTGACCGAAGAGGACGTACCCTACGAGGTCGGCGTGGCCTACTACCGCGAGATCGCCCGTGGCCAGATTCGTGGCGATACCACGGGCCGTCTCAAGCTCATCTTCCACCGCATGACCCACGCCATTTTGGGCGTTCACATCATCGGCGAGGGAGCCAGCGAGCTGCTGCACATCGGTCAGGCCGTCATGGCTTTAGGGGGCAAGCTGGACTATTTTGTGGAAACCGTGTTCAACTACCCAACTCTGGCCGAATGTTATAAAGTGGCCGCGTTCAACGGGTTGAACCGCGTGAGTAAGTTCGAGTAG
- a CDS encoding ROK family protein, which translates to MAKTIGVTLSERILAGLIVDHKLAGPLQSYPESVETDDALVQMHSEAMMRKICEQVVKLADEDRDIAAVGVALPGFVRNGVVEEAPNLPQLKGAKIQEKLTEMLSEHGIRTKVTVLNDADAVAAGLAATKGKLDSLIRVWTLGIGIGYGRYPFSPGVWEGGHTVVTLDEKERFCGCGGRGHMEGIMGHRAMRLRFLDMEPEEVFENAAKGDPRCVEFKKLWHRALAAGSASTVHMSGPGKIYLTGLNVKFVDMALLKEEMKNMVKMSPLLSYSFEICDDYAETRVIGAAVAAEQAAAR; encoded by the coding sequence ATGGCTAAGACCATTGGCGTGACCTTATCGGAGCGAATTCTTGCCGGCCTGATCGTCGATCACAAGCTGGCAGGTCCGCTCCAGAGCTATCCGGAGAGCGTGGAGACCGACGATGCACTCGTCCAGATGCACTCCGAAGCCATGATGCGGAAGATCTGCGAGCAGGTGGTCAAGCTGGCCGATGAGGATCGCGATATCGCCGCCGTGGGGGTCGCGCTGCCGGGCTTCGTGCGCAACGGCGTCGTCGAAGAGGCTCCTAACCTGCCCCAGCTCAAGGGTGCGAAGATCCAGGAGAAGCTCACCGAGATGCTGTCCGAGCATGGGATCCGCACCAAGGTCACCGTGCTCAACGACGCCGATGCGGTGGCCGCGGGGCTGGCCGCCACCAAGGGCAAGCTGGACTCGCTGATCCGGGTGTGGACACTCGGGATCGGCATAGGCTACGGACGCTACCCGTTCTCTCCCGGCGTCTGGGAGGGCGGTCACACCGTCGTCACTCTGGATGAAAAAGAGCGCTTCTGCGGCTGCGGCGGGCGCGGCCATATGGAGGGCATCATGGGGCACAGGGCCATGCGGCTGCGCTTCCTCGACATGGAGCCGGAGGAGGTCTTCGAGAACGCCGCCAAAGGCGATCCGCGTTGCGTCGAGTTCAAGAAGCTCTGGCACCGCGCGTTGGCGGCGGGCAGCGCCAGCACCGTCCACATGAGCGGGCCGGGCAAGATCTACCTGACCGGGCTGAACGTGAAGTTCGTGGACATGGCGCTGCTGAAGGAGGAGATGAAGAACATGGTCAAGATGAGCCCGCTGCTCAGCTACTCCTTCGAAATCTGCGACGACTACGCCGAGACCCGCGTTATCGGCGCGGCGGTGGCGGCGGAGCAGGCGGCGGCGCGATAG
- the mutM gene encoding bifunctional DNA-formamidopyrimidine glycosylase/DNA-(apurinic or apyrimidinic site) lyase — MPELPEVETVANGVHERVHGVTVVSVWTSGKPQTFKSAPEVIEAALTGARIERVRRVGKTIVCDLLRKGKGAQFLVHLGMTGRLLVSSPDVPLPPHTHAALSLSSGQELRFVDARRFGRLSVADGEYGGPGTEPLTVSEDDFVALFRGRKTPIKAALLNQSLLHGVGNIYADESLFRAGIRPRRQAGSLTRAELLRLRTALVAVLKHAIKLGGSSVSDYVDADGVRGFFQLEHKVYSRAGEPCKDCGAELKKLSIGGRTTVYCPGCQK, encoded by the coding sequence ATGCCTGAGTTGCCGGAGGTGGAGACCGTTGCCAATGGGGTGCACGAGCGCGTGCACGGGGTGACGGTGGTGTCGGTGTGGACGAGCGGGAAGCCGCAGACCTTCAAGTCGGCCCCCGAGGTGATCGAGGCGGCGCTGACCGGGGCGCGGATCGAGCGGGTGCGGCGGGTGGGGAAGACGATCGTCTGCGACCTGCTGCGGAAGGGAAAAGGGGCGCAGTTTCTGGTGCACCTGGGGATGACCGGGCGGCTGCTGGTCTCGTCGCCGGACGTGCCGCTGCCGCCGCATACACACGCGGCGCTGTCGTTGAGCAGCGGGCAGGAGCTGCGCTTTGTGGATGCGAGGCGGTTTGGGCGGCTGTCGGTTGCGGATGGTGAGTATGGAGGCCCGGGGACGGAGCCGCTGACCGTCTCCGAGGATGACTTTGTGGCGCTCTTCCGGGGGCGCAAGACGCCCATCAAGGCCGCTCTGCTGAACCAGTCGCTGCTGCATGGGGTGGGGAATATCTATGCGGATGAGAGCCTCTTCCGGGCGGGGATTCGCCCTCGGCGACAGGCTGGGAGCCTGACCCGGGCGGAGTTGCTGCGGCTGCGGACGGCGCTGGTCGCGGTGCTGAAGCACGCGATCAAGCTGGGGGGATCGTCGGTCTCGGACTACGTGGATGCCGATGGCGTGCGCGGGTTCTTCCAGCTCGAGCACAAGGTGTACAGCCGCGCCGGGGAACCCTGCAAGGACTGCGGGGCAGAACTGAAGAAGCTGTCGATTGGTGGAAGGACGACGGTGTACTGCCCGGGGTGCCAGAAGTAG
- a CDS encoding Nramp family divalent metal transporter gives MEGLTPRDLPSASPNTAANAAPPPTPFRRNEIWTYFGPAFVASVAYIDPGNFATNIQGGSAFGYRLLWVLLWSNAMAILIQYLSAKLGIVTGLTLPQNCRKHFAPAINFSLWIAAEIAAIATDLAEFLGAAMGIYLLIGPMMLAHGLSRTGSLLVSALFSTVLVFAILALDLAGYRWFERGIMFFVGAIGFCYGFEVFLVHPDWRLAAIHALIPTLDTSSPQGFHDSIYLAVAMLGATVMPHVIYLHSALVQPRLTQMAAHDAIVKKTQRSRYLRFELIDVFVAMNGAWLINSAMIVMAAVAFTHMAEPISDIETAHKTLGPLLGPASATAFAVALLCSGLSSSTVGVMAGQVIIEGFLAIRFPIFLRRLITIIPAFVVIGLGLDALKILLLSQVILSFTLPFALVPLLILTNRTSVMDSFVSALHTRIAGWVIVSIIVALNIVLLGQIAHDAFAHTT, from the coding sequence ATGGAAGGTCTCACTCCTCGCGATCTGCCGAGCGCCTCCCCCAATACAGCCGCCAACGCGGCTCCACCCCCGACGCCCTTCCGCCGCAACGAGATCTGGACCTACTTCGGCCCGGCCTTCGTCGCCTCGGTCGCGTACATCGACCCCGGCAACTTCGCCACCAACATCCAGGGCGGCAGCGCCTTCGGCTACCGGCTGCTGTGGGTGCTGCTGTGGTCGAACGCCATGGCCATCCTGATCCAGTACCTCTCGGCCAAGCTGGGCATCGTCACCGGCCTGACGCTGCCGCAGAACTGCCGCAAGCACTTCGCGCCCGCGATTAACTTCTCCCTCTGGATCGCGGCCGAGATCGCCGCCATCGCCACCGACCTGGCCGAATTTCTCGGTGCCGCAATGGGCATCTACCTCCTCATCGGCCCCATGATGCTGGCCCACGGGCTCTCGCGTACGGGCAGCCTGCTGGTCTCGGCGCTCTTCTCCACCGTGCTCGTCTTCGCCATCCTCGCGCTCGATCTCGCGGGCTACCGCTGGTTCGAGCGCGGCATCATGTTCTTCGTCGGAGCCATCGGCTTCTGCTATGGCTTCGAGGTCTTCCTGGTGCACCCGGACTGGCGGCTGGCGGCCATCCACGCCCTCATCCCCACGCTCGATACCTCGTCTCCACAGGGCTTTCACGACAGCATCTACCTCGCCGTCGCGATGCTGGGCGCGACCGTAATGCCGCACGTCATCTACCTGCACTCGGCGCTGGTACAGCCGCGCCTGACGCAGATGGCGGCGCACGACGCCATCGTGAAGAAGACTCAGCGCAGCCGCTACCTGCGCTTCGAGCTGATCGACGTCTTCGTGGCGATGAACGGCGCGTGGCTCATCAACTCGGCCATGATCGTGATGGCAGCGGTCGCCTTCACCCATATGGCCGAGCCGATATCCGACATCGAAACCGCGCACAAGACGTTGGGACCGCTGCTCGGTCCGGCGTCGGCGACCGCCTTCGCGGTGGCACTGCTCTGCTCCGGGCTTTCTTCTTCGACGGTCGGCGTCATGGCCGGACAGGTCATCATCGAAGGCTTCCTCGCCATTCGCTTCCCAATCTTCTTGCGCCGCCTCATCACCATCATCCCGGCGTTCGTGGTGATCGGCCTCGGTCTCGATGCATTGAAGATTCTTCTTCTCTCGCAGGTCATCCTCAGCTTCACGTTGCCCTTCGCGCTGGTGCCGCTGCTCATCTTGACCAACCGGACCAGCGTGATGGATTCGTTCGTCAGCGCGCTGCATACGCGTATTGCGGGGTGGGTGATCGTCAGCATCATCGTTGCGTTGAACATCGTGCTGCTGGGCCAGATCGCGCACGATGCCTTTGCACACACAACATAA
- a CDS encoding adenylosuccinate synthase — MSHNQRQSAVILGAQWGDEGKGKIVDVLSEKFSVVARYAGGHNAGHTVIIHGRKFVLQLIPCGVLRPGCIGVIGNGVVLDPLAFLNEVRKLKEAGLPVDGQLFVSNRAQVILPYHRMIELAAETAPGRTPIGTTRRGIGPAYEDKIHRNGLRVADLLNPSLLRTHIQNACHEKNTIAHALFGTEPLDPRAMYEEYARLAEQIAPFVTDTAVMLNKAIADGQKVMFEGAQGALLDIDHGTYPFVTSSSSTAGGAVTGTGVGPTRIGTVIGVTKAYVTRVGEGPFPTEISDDTADLLRARGQEYGAVTGRPRRCGWLDLPLLRYSNMINATEWLVVTKMDVMDECVEIPVCVGYKINGKETDQIPADIRGFESIKPIYTTLKGWNCSTEGITEFDKLPKLAQDYLHFVERESNAKIGMVSTGPDRTQTINLPEFEEALNR, encoded by the coding sequence GTGAGCCACAACCAGCGCCAGTCCGCCGTCATCCTCGGAGCCCAGTGGGGCGATGAGGGCAAGGGCAAGATCGTCGACGTCCTTTCGGAGAAGTTTTCCGTCGTTGCCCGCTATGCCGGAGGCCACAATGCCGGCCACACCGTCATCATCCACGGACGCAAGTTCGTCCTGCAGCTTATCCCCTGCGGCGTCCTGCGCCCCGGCTGCATCGGCGTCATCGGCAACGGCGTGGTGCTCGACCCCCTGGCCTTCCTGAACGAGGTCCGCAAGCTCAAGGAAGCCGGTCTGCCCGTCGATGGCCAGCTCTTTGTCTCCAACCGCGCCCAGGTGATCCTGCCCTACCACCGCATGATCGAGCTGGCCGCTGAGACCGCGCCCGGCCGCACGCCCATCGGCACCACCCGCCGCGGCATCGGCCCCGCGTACGAGGACAAGATCCACCGCAACGGCCTCCGCGTGGCCGACCTGCTGAACCCCTCGCTGCTGCGCACGCACATCCAGAACGCCTGCCACGAGAAGAACACCATCGCCCACGCCCTCTTCGGCACCGAGCCGCTCGATCCCCGCGCCATGTACGAGGAGTACGCGCGCCTGGCCGAGCAGATCGCTCCCTTCGTCACCGACACGGCCGTCATGCTCAACAAGGCCATCGCCGACGGCCAGAAGGTCATGTTCGAGGGCGCGCAGGGCGCACTGCTCGACATCGACCACGGCACCTACCCCTTCGTCACCAGCTCGTCCTCGACGGCGGGCGGCGCGGTCACGGGCACGGGCGTCGGGCCGACCCGCATCGGCACGGTCATCGGCGTCACCAAGGCGTACGTCACCCGCGTCGGCGAGGGTCCCTTCCCCACCGAGATCAGCGACGACACCGCCGACCTGCTCCGCGCACGCGGTCAGGAGTACGGCGCGGTCACCGGGCGTCCGCGCCGCTGCGGCTGGCTCGATCTGCCGCTGCTCCGCTACTCCAACATGATCAACGCCACCGAGTGGCTCGTCGTCACCAAGATGGACGTGATGGACGAGTGCGTCGAGATCCCCGTCTGCGTGGGCTACAAGATCAACGGCAAGGAGACCGACCAGATTCCCGCCGATATCCGAGGCTTCGAGTCGATCAAGCCGATCTACACCACGCTCAAGGGCTGGAACTGCTCCACCGAGGGCATCACCGAGTTCGACAAGCTGCCCAAACTGGCGCAGGATTATCTGCACTTCGTCGAGCGCGAGTCGAACGCGAAGATCGGCATGGTCTCCACCGGCCCCGACCGCACCCAGACCATCAATCTGCCTGAGTTCGAAGAGGCGCTCAACCGCTAA